The Musa acuminata AAA Group cultivar baxijiao chromosome BXJ1-3, Cavendish_Baxijiao_AAA, whole genome shotgun sequence genome window below encodes:
- the LOC135633395 gene encoding endoglucanase 5-like isoform X1 — protein sequence MEKVGDTRSMSRRLVALVLLLLLLPTTSRAASEYREALAKSLLYFEAQRSGRLPYDHRVSWRGHSGLTDGLEQGVDLVGGYYDAGDNVKFGLPMAFTVTMLSWSVVEYGGDIAAAGELKHALEAIKWGTDYFIKAHTHPNVLWAQVRIATHPVTTTSISMEANHERVSRLLVGLGRGRRHRPQLLAKARGHDDLETSAQDRRGAPGVGGRRRDGCGHGGGVHSVQGDQSTLLSRLTTPRSTGRLQHRSCVMPPRPASDRRILLLGLQLFEFGDKHRGRYDDSIGAARRYYPSGSGYGDELLWAALWLHRASGREEYLNYVLDNAYDLNGATWAISEFSWDIKYAGVQILASKLLMEGGRDLREEQVSILERYRAKAHHYLCSCLSMNDDDSGSNVARTPAGLLFVRRWNNMQYVAGAAFLLAVYSDYLADSGELLHCPRGSSGSQDLLSLAKSQVDYVLGSNPRGISYLVGHGGRHPRRVHHRAASSVSYKVDRAFVGCTQGFDEWYGRGGDNPNVVVGALVGGPDDKDEFSDVRGNYVQTEACTYNTAPMVGVLAKLSAKLEEQQ from the exons ATGGAGAAGGTAGGAGacacgaggagcatgtcaaggagGCTTGTTGCTTTGGTCCTGTTGTTGCTTCTGCTTCCCACTACCTCCCGAGCCGCGTCGGAGTACAGGGAGGCCCTCGCCAAGAGCCTGCTCTACTTCGAGGCGCAGCGCTCCGGCCGCCTCCCCTACGACCACCGCGTCTCTTGGCGCGGTCACTCCGGCCTCACCGACGGTCTCGAACAAGGG GTTGACTTGGTTGGAGGATACTACGACGCAGGGGACAATGTCAAGTTCGGGTTGCCGATGGCGTTCACCGTAACGATGCTGTCGTGGAGCGTGGTGGAGTACGGCGGCGATATCGCGGCGGCCGGAGAGCTGAAGCACGCGTTGGAGGCCATCAAATGGGGGACTGACTACTTCATCAAAGCCCACACGCATCCTAACGTTCTCTGGGCGCAGGTACGTATTGCGACACATCCGGTGACGACGACTTCCATCTCCATGGAGGCAAACCATGAACGAGTCAGTCGTCTTCTCGTTGGATTAGGTCGGGGACGGCGACACCGACCACAGCTGCTGGCAAAGGCCAGAGGACATGACGACCTCGAGACAAGCGCACAAGATCGACGAGGAGCACCCGGGGTCGGAGGTCGCAGGAGAGACGGCTGCGGCCATGGCGGCGGCGTCCATAGCGTTCAAGGAGACCAATCCACATTACTCTCACGTCTTACTACACCACGCTCAACAGGTCGGCTTCAGCACCGCTCGTGTGTGATGCCTCCACGACCAGCTTCTGATCGAAGAATCCTTCTTCTGGGGTTGCAGTTGTTCGAGTTCGGCGACAAGCACAGGGGGAGGTACGACGACAGCATCGGGGCGGCGAGGAGGTATTACCCGTCGGGGAGCGGCTACGGCGACGAGCTGCTGTGGGCGGCGCTGTGGCTCCACCGGGCCAGCGGGAGGGAGGAGTACTTGAATTACGTGCTGGACAACGCATACGACCTGAACGGTGCTACGTGGGCGATCTCTGAGTTCAGCTGGGACATCAAATATGCCGGTGTTCAGATTCTTGCTTCCAAA CTGTTGATGGAGGGAGGAAGAGATCTACGAGAGGAGCAAGTGAGCATATTGGAGCGGTACAGAGCAAAAGCACATCACTACTTGTGCTCTTGTCTCAGCATGAACGACGACGATAGCGGCAGCAACGTGGCCCGCACACCCGCCGGCCTCCTCTTCGTCCGCCGGTGGAACAACATGCAGTACGTGGCGGGTGCCGCGTTCCTCCTCGCCGTCTACTCCGACTACCTCGCTGACTCCGGGGAACTCCTCCACTGCCCGCGGGGCTCCTCCGGCTCCCAGGACCTTCTCTCGCTCGCCAAGTCCCAGGTGGACTACGTCCTGGGGTCCAACCCCAGGGGCATCAGCTACCTGGTGGGGCACGGTGGCAGGCACCCGAGGCGGGTGCACCACAGAGCCGCTTCGAGTGTGTCCTACAAGGTGGACCGGGCGTTCGTCGGCTGCACGCAGGGGTTCGACGAGTGGTACGGCCGGGGGGGCGATAACCCGAACGTTGTGGTGGGAGCGCTCGTCGGAGGCCCCGACGACAAGGACGAGTTCAGCGACGTGAGAGGGAACTACGTGCAGACGGAGGCATGCACGTACAACACGGCGCCCATGGTTGGAGTCCTTGCAAAGCTCAGTGCAAAGCTGGAAGAGCAGCAATGA
- the LOC135633395 gene encoding endoglucanase 7-like isoform X2, producing MEKVGDTRSMSRRLVALVLLLLLLPTTSRAASEYREALAKSLLYFEAQRSGRLPYDHRVSWRGHSGLTDGLEQGVDLVGGYYDAGDNVKFGLPMAFTVTMLSWSVVEYGGDIAAAGELKHALEAIKWGTDYFIKAHTHPNVLWAQVGDGDTDHSCWQRPEDMTTSRQAHKIDEEHPGSEVAGETAAAMAAASIAFKETNPHYSHVLLHHAQQLFEFGDKHRGRYDDSIGAARRYYPSGSGYGDELLWAALWLHRASGREEYLNYVLDNAYDLNGATWAISEFSWDIKYAGVQILASKLLMEGGRDLREEQVSILERYRAKAHHYLCSCLSMNDDDSGSNVARTPAGLLFVRRWNNMQYVAGAAFLLAVYSDYLADSGELLHCPRGSSGSQDLLSLAKSQVDYVLGSNPRGISYLVGHGGRHPRRVHHRAASSVSYKVDRAFVGCTQGFDEWYGRGGDNPNVVVGALVGGPDDKDEFSDVRGNYVQTEACTYNTAPMVGVLAKLSAKLEEQQ from the exons ATGGAGAAGGTAGGAGacacgaggagcatgtcaaggagGCTTGTTGCTTTGGTCCTGTTGTTGCTTCTGCTTCCCACTACCTCCCGAGCCGCGTCGGAGTACAGGGAGGCCCTCGCCAAGAGCCTGCTCTACTTCGAGGCGCAGCGCTCCGGCCGCCTCCCCTACGACCACCGCGTCTCTTGGCGCGGTCACTCCGGCCTCACCGACGGTCTCGAACAAGGG GTTGACTTGGTTGGAGGATACTACGACGCAGGGGACAATGTCAAGTTCGGGTTGCCGATGGCGTTCACCGTAACGATGCTGTCGTGGAGCGTGGTGGAGTACGGCGGCGATATCGCGGCGGCCGGAGAGCTGAAGCACGCGTTGGAGGCCATCAAATGGGGGACTGACTACTTCATCAAAGCCCACACGCATCCTAACGTTCTCTGGGCGCAG GTCGGGGACGGCGACACCGACCACAGCTGCTGGCAAAGGCCAGAGGACATGACGACCTCGAGACAAGCGCACAAGATCGACGAGGAGCACCCGGGGTCGGAGGTCGCAGGAGAGACGGCTGCGGCCATGGCGGCGGCGTCCATAGCGTTCAAGGAGACCAATCCACATTACTCTCACGTCTTACTACACCACGCTCAACAG TTGTTCGAGTTCGGCGACAAGCACAGGGGGAGGTACGACGACAGCATCGGGGCGGCGAGGAGGTATTACCCGTCGGGGAGCGGCTACGGCGACGAGCTGCTGTGGGCGGCGCTGTGGCTCCACCGGGCCAGCGGGAGGGAGGAGTACTTGAATTACGTGCTGGACAACGCATACGACCTGAACGGTGCTACGTGGGCGATCTCTGAGTTCAGCTGGGACATCAAATATGCCGGTGTTCAGATTCTTGCTTCCAAA CTGTTGATGGAGGGAGGAAGAGATCTACGAGAGGAGCAAGTGAGCATATTGGAGCGGTACAGAGCAAAAGCACATCACTACTTGTGCTCTTGTCTCAGCATGAACGACGACGATAGCGGCAGCAACGTGGCCCGCACACCCGCCGGCCTCCTCTTCGTCCGCCGGTGGAACAACATGCAGTACGTGGCGGGTGCCGCGTTCCTCCTCGCCGTCTACTCCGACTACCTCGCTGACTCCGGGGAACTCCTCCACTGCCCGCGGGGCTCCTCCGGCTCCCAGGACCTTCTCTCGCTCGCCAAGTCCCAGGTGGACTACGTCCTGGGGTCCAACCCCAGGGGCATCAGCTACCTGGTGGGGCACGGTGGCAGGCACCCGAGGCGGGTGCACCACAGAGCCGCTTCGAGTGTGTCCTACAAGGTGGACCGGGCGTTCGTCGGCTGCACGCAGGGGTTCGACGAGTGGTACGGCCGGGGGGGCGATAACCCGAACGTTGTGGTGGGAGCGCTCGTCGGAGGCCCCGACGACAAGGACGAGTTCAGCGACGTGAGAGGGAACTACGTGCAGACGGAGGCATGCACGTACAACACGGCGCCCATGGTTGGAGTCCTTGCAAAGCTCAGTGCAAAGCTGGAAGAGCAGCAATGA
- the LOC135633403 gene encoding zinc finger CCCH domain-containing protein 12-like, producing MMSDVRHNAVPNSSHASPDNIEGAMWQLTIEDVQEGADGQLNQYPDRPGQPDCLYYLRTGVCGYGSKCKYNHPAHNEQITRFSGELPQRDGQPDCQFFLKTGMCKYGITCKYHHPRDKHDTRLVQLNVFGLPIREDEKQCAHYMKTGSCKYGVACKFNHPQPANPGSAFSVTGSSVYGYSGSMAPTSGLTVIGGSSSWPFSRFPYVSSPRMQGLPAYVPFVLAPSQGNMPVQQGWSTYMGSMNDISSTDMLVPSKIANSRHQEQPGSSMPLSLPERPDQPECQYYMKTGSCKYGTSCKYHHPKLKNQADMATIGPLGLPLRPGQPLCTFYTTYGSCKYGTTCKFDHPLVNYYGYSLQPFAAYSEPSALFPGQRSSKVTRTSAEDSSSKASKLPEQLAESETGGPRMKSGTHERGNPSANSSPSDTEPHPESPQN from the exons ATGATGTCCGACGTCAGGCACAATGCTGTTCCCAATTCTTCCCATGCCTCGCCCGACAACATTGAAG GAGCTATGTGGCAGTTAACTATCGAGGATGTCCAAGAGGGAGCTGACGGGCAGCTGAATCAGTATCCTGATCGCCCCGGCCAGCCAGATTGTCTTTACTATTTGAGGACTGGTGTTTGCGGGTATGGAAGCAAGTGCAAATATAATCATCCTGCACACAATGAACAG ATCACTCGGTTTAGTGGAGAACTTCCACAGAGAGACGGTCAACCTGATTGCCAG TTTTTCCTGAAAACAGGAATGTGCAAATATGGAATAACATGTAAATATCATCATCCACGAGACAAACATGATACACGGCTGGTTCAGTTGAATGTTTTTGGTCTACCTATCCGTGAG GATGAAAAGCAATGTGCCCATTACATGAAAACTGGGTCATGTAAATATGGTGTTGCCTGCAAGTTCAATCATCCCCAGCCTGCCAACCCTGGATCAGCATTCTCTGTTACAGGATCCTCAGTCTATGGATATTCTGGTTCCATGGCACCTACATCGGGGCTAACTGTAATTGGTGGAAGTTCTTCATGGCCTTTCTCTAGATTTCCTTATGTGTCTAGTCCACGTATGCAAGGTCTCCCAGCTTATGTACCTTTTGTTCTTGCACCCTCCCAAGGGAATATGCCTGTGCAGCAAGGTTGGAGCACATACATG GGCAGTATGAATGATATTTCTTCTACCGATATGCTTGTGCCCAGTAAGATAGCCAACTCCAGACATCAAGAACAGCCAGGTTCCAGCATGCCACTAAGTTTACCTGAGAGGCCGGACCAACCAGAATGCCAATATTATATGAAAACTGGGAGCTGCAAATATGGAACTTCTTGCAAGTACCATCACCCAAAACTGAAGAACCAAGCAGATATGGCCACCATAGGACCCCTGGGCCTTCCTTTAAGACCA GGTCAGCCTTTGTGCACCTTCTACACCACATACGGAAGCTGCAAGTATGGTACCACTTGCAAATTCGATCATCCATTGGTTAACTATTATGGCTACTCTCTGCAACCATTTGCTGCCTATTCGGAGCCATCAGCACTCTTTCCCGGTCAAAGGAGTTCAAAAGTTACAAGGACATCAGCTGAAGATTCATCTTCCAAGGCATCAAAGTTGCCTGAACAGCTTGCAGAATCCGAGACAGGTGGTCCAAGGATGAAATCTGGTACTCATGAGCGTGGAAATCCTTCCGCAAATTCTTCTCCATCAGACACTGAACCTCATCCAGAGTCTCCGCAAAATTGA